The Acidobacteriota bacterium genome has a segment encoding these proteins:
- a CDS encoding amidohydrolase family protein: MKQLFAFRWCIVLLFLVISPIVQAQTTKDFILQNGVLITNITVISASEQKVKTFVGHVILDEGTILYAGKKRPMIKGNVQIIEGKGKYLVPGLIDSHVHVNTPVGLTDDDFENNPELVNSYYRQLPRTYLYYGFTSLIDLNLTSGSRKRFEAAEIKPRLFGVGGIRVLDGYGPNFFPKPLRYKMFPDWVYNPEQLADVPENTDLTQHTPKFLANKLKQTGMIGIKTYFERGTWSKSELPVPNDDVLKQLVDESHALDLPVIIHAPSAEGYQKGLNAGVDIFAHGLWYWNTTSPLDTEPGPEVKSTLKQLGNSGKYVQATMRVISGEIDTYTWSLVSHPELKNALPSALIEHLKSEKGKASQRFLIETYTKNRKDPTIDLETYLHTVQKRFFKAMKLAIQSKVNFIFGSDTPAEEGVGNVPGFNGQLELKELHAAGLSLEQIFLAATTRNAKAFGLEKKLGSIEPGKLADLLILKANPLKTITAYGEIETVVISGKAIPRQNLSAVNFK; encoded by the coding sequence ATGAAACAACTATTCGCTTTCAGGTGGTGTATTGTCTTGTTGTTCCTGGTTATATCTCCAATTGTTCAAGCCCAGACAACAAAGGACTTTATCCTTCAAAACGGAGTCCTCATCACCAATATCACAGTAATTTCGGCATCGGAACAAAAAGTAAAAACCTTTGTCGGACACGTCATCCTTGATGAGGGTACAATCCTGTATGCTGGAAAAAAACGCCCGATGATCAAAGGCAACGTCCAGATCATCGAAGGCAAGGGCAAATACCTGGTGCCGGGTTTGATTGACTCACATGTTCACGTCAACACACCAGTTGGATTAACTGACGACGACTTTGAAAATAACCCAGAGCTGGTCAACAGCTATTATCGGCAACTACCAAGAACATATCTGTATTATGGGTTTACATCACTCATTGATCTGAATTTGACCAGCGGTTCAAGAAAGCGGTTTGAAGCAGCCGAAATCAAGCCACGCTTGTTCGGCGTGGGAGGCATTCGTGTCTTGGATGGCTATGGACCCAATTTCTTTCCCAAACCGCTCAGATACAAAATGTTTCCCGATTGGGTGTACAACCCCGAGCAACTGGCTGATGTCCCGGAAAACACTGACCTGACCCAGCATACGCCCAAATTTCTCGCCAATAAACTGAAACAAACCGGCATGATCGGTATTAAAACCTATTTTGAACGTGGCACCTGGTCTAAATCCGAGCTTCCGGTTCCAAACGATGACGTATTAAAGCAACTGGTGGATGAATCGCATGCGCTGGACCTGCCAGTTATTATTCATGCTCCATCAGCCGAAGGCTATCAGAAGGGATTGAACGCCGGAGTTGATATTTTCGCCCACGGGCTCTGGTACTGGAACACCACTTCCCCGCTTGATACAGAGCCAGGCCCGGAAGTCAAATCCACACTCAAGCAACTTGGTAACTCTGGCAAATATGTCCAGGCCACCATGCGTGTGATTTCGGGTGAAATTGACACATACACGTGGTCGCTGGTAAGCCATCCGGAATTGAAAAACGCCTTGCCCAGTGCGCTGATCGAACACCTGAAGTCGGAAAAAGGCAAAGCCTCGCAACGGTTTTTGATTGAGACCTACACTAAAAACCGGAAAGACCCGACTATTGATCTTGAAACCTACCTCCACACGGTTCAAAAGCGTTTTTTCAAGGCCATGAAACTGGCAATTCAATCCAAAGTGAACTTTATTTTTGGGTCTGACACTCCCGCCGAAGAAGGTGTCGGTAATGTGCCTGGGTTCAACGGTCAGTTGGAACTCAAGGAACTCCACGCTGCTGGCCTGAGTCTCGAACAAATCTTCCTGGCTGCAACCACCCGCAATGCCAAAGCCTTTGGGTTGGAGAAAAAACTTGGCTCGATTGAACCGGGAAAACTGGCTGATTTGTTGATTTTAAAAGCCAATCCGCTCAAAACAATCACCGCTTATGGCGAAATTGAAACCGTGGTGATTTCCGGTAAAGCCATTCCGCGCCAGAATCTGTCAGCCGTTAACTTCAAATAA
- a CDS encoding carboxypeptidase regulatory-like domain-containing protein, translating into MSAQAAFCRTAPVGFAVRNRLFALGLILFGTLGFWFFNNTSQADAPAKLSAVFRPGTLEVTIPYLTSQKLGRGTLNVEILGPDNKVIASHSESDQLSAGEQGVWNFKLAIPATLQREDIVWHRLQYRFSSPQSAADAEPAGIYAISSILRYPVVRVLGQQQYGVGSPSAVRLVAVDGLDGSPLTEGTLQLALKTDKTEFQLGKADLDTHGTVNLPLNFPAETVGKASLKINVDTPVGAQELLQPITLVRRESILITTDKPMYQPGQMIHLRALALDRFTRAAANNRQAIIEIEDAKGNKVFKRRTQTDAFGVAFADFQLADEVNMGAYKLRVILGAENDPNSITQERTVTVDRYVLPKFKIEIAFDGDAQGQKRRYYAPGETVAGTITAKYLFGKPVSNGKVTLKLSTFDVSAVELGNLELQTDADGKAHFSSQLPASFAGSSFTQGSAPVACEISVSDTANHTESKSEQLLVSSNPILILAVPESGKLVPNLENKVYILTSSPDGVPVSATVTAKGLTPGVIQTDANGFGMATVSAKAQAVELALEARDASSKTGKATLSLSPEAPTEDSLLVRTDRATYKVGETVAITGISTKQKGSLYLDIIKDRQTVLTTALELENGKAEFPLDLSTNLFGTLELRAYTFGRNADPISDRKLIFVDPADDLKVAVSTPKESFKPGESAVLNFTVTDAAGRPKRAVIGVEIVDEAVFALSEKQPGFEKIFFYLEQELLKPRYEIHSFSSDEIVPANLTEPVQMVRRETAARVLLAAATEINPYTVKTDAGRDFLSAKQNEYASSYYQINYVQSTKLVENLNRYFTEQRVTRFELPGDLPKAVKAHYLKQSDLLDPWGKPYQFGNQYSYNYGAQRYSYGYVQSFGHDGIQGGPTDFSMLYYLTRPASELKTGDGFNGKVKIETNANLRNGESFVVGKVTESNGNAIAQASVVLSRLNSKGKAKQIIRSMATDSSGTFTVYNLPAGTYRIEVRSAGFLGTATTFTLTNQQQAAIEARLTDDTSSPLQISLNYPYGGDSSEVVTLANGRVQQKNKVMRRAKAGMEGQFGDAVGGARPPMPAAAQPANEAFFKADGPADAKKEARFREDERANKDLDDGIMSKESGGGGGGEEPRVRSYFPETLYTNPSLITDANGQAQLTVPMADSITTWRVTMTASTQRGQLGSGTGGVRVFQDFFVDLDLPVSLTQDDIVSVPVAVYNYLPTAQQIELKLKEDAWFILVDDTPVKTLTVGPNEVTAVYYRVQAKKIGNQPLMVTAYLRGNTSSPGDAVSRTVEVIPNGEMQALVVNDRLEGNKQHTLTIPVGAIDDASKLMVKIYPGPLSQVVEGLDSLLRMPGGCFEQTSSSTYPNVLVMDYLKTTKKIAPEIQVKAEGYISLGYQRLVTFEVKGGGFSWFGEAPANKILTSYGLMEFYDMSKVHEVDPRLISRTQQWLASQQQPDGSFKPDTSFINEGATNQFNTDVVRITAYIGWALAYTGYQGEAIDKAKRYVESHTTGKEDAYTEAVIANFAADYKTDKTWADRTVGNLVESATQQNDMMFWEVGGKTPTYASGDNAAIETTALATQAVIKWGRASDVARKALAYLTSKKDSFGNWQSTQATILSLKAFLLAQKAASSGDTRGTVEVLVNGQPVHRFTIDADNQDLMQQVDLKRWTQTSGAHQVDLRFSGQGSLLYQIVGRYYMPWVARKTSDGAGAEPLSIKVDYDRTRLAQDDIATAKVTVRNNQNLNAELVMVDLGIPPGFEPLAEDLQELMGLNAGQQGGHVTKFTVTGKQIILYFDAFKARQTVTFNFRLKAKYPLKAKTVSSRVYEYYNPQKGGNAVPVEMVVTSK; encoded by the coding sequence ATGTCTGCACAGGCTGCTTTTTGTCGCACCGCACCTGTCGGGTTTGCCGTTCGCAACCGACTCTTTGCACTCGGACTTATCTTATTTGGAACACTGGGGTTCTGGTTTTTTAACAACACGTCGCAGGCAGATGCTCCGGCCAAACTGTCAGCCGTTTTTCGACCGGGAACGCTCGAAGTCACCATTCCCTACCTGACCAGCCAGAAACTTGGGCGCGGCACGCTCAACGTAGAAATTCTCGGCCCAGACAATAAAGTGATTGCCAGCCATTCTGAAAGTGATCAATTGAGCGCCGGTGAACAGGGTGTCTGGAACTTCAAGCTTGCGATTCCAGCCACACTCCAGCGCGAAGACATCGTCTGGCATCGTCTCCAGTACCGGTTTTCAAGCCCCCAATCTGCCGCTGATGCCGAGCCCGCCGGGATTTATGCGATTTCATCCATTCTGCGCTACCCGGTCGTCAGAGTCCTGGGTCAGCAACAATATGGCGTCGGAAGTCCCTCTGCCGTTCGACTGGTGGCCGTTGACGGACTCGATGGCTCGCCGCTGACCGAGGGCACGTTGCAACTGGCACTCAAGACTGACAAAACCGAATTTCAGCTTGGCAAAGCCGATCTCGACACCCACGGAACAGTCAATCTACCGCTCAATTTCCCAGCCGAAACCGTCGGCAAAGCCAGTCTGAAAATTAACGTAGACACACCCGTCGGCGCTCAAGAACTCCTGCAACCAATCACGCTGGTTCGCCGCGAAAGCATTCTCATTACGACAGATAAACCGATGTATCAACCCGGCCAGATGATCCACCTCCGCGCACTGGCGCTTGATCGGTTTACTCGTGCCGCCGCCAACAATCGTCAGGCAATCATCGAAATCGAAGACGCCAAAGGCAACAAAGTCTTCAAGCGCCGCACGCAAACCGATGCCTTTGGCGTTGCCTTTGCCGATTTTCAACTGGCGGATGAAGTCAACATGGGTGCATACAAACTCCGGGTGATTTTGGGTGCGGAAAACGACCCGAACAGCATCACCCAGGAACGAACCGTCACAGTTGATCGCTACGTGTTGCCCAAATTCAAAATCGAAATCGCCTTTGACGGTGATGCCCAGGGTCAAAAACGGCGTTATTACGCCCCTGGTGAGACGGTTGCTGGTACAATCACCGCCAAATATTTGTTTGGCAAACCGGTTTCAAACGGCAAAGTAACGCTCAAACTTTCCACGTTTGACGTGTCGGCAGTTGAACTCGGCAACCTTGAACTCCAGACCGATGCCGACGGAAAAGCCCATTTCAGCAGCCAGTTACCCGCCAGTTTTGCCGGAAGCAGTTTTACCCAGGGGAGCGCCCCCGTAGCCTGTGAAATTTCGGTCAGCGACACCGCCAATCACACCGAATCGAAAAGCGAACAATTGCTGGTTTCCTCCAATCCGATTCTGATACTGGCCGTTCCGGAAAGCGGCAAACTGGTGCCGAATCTGGAAAACAAGGTCTACATTTTGACCTCATCACCCGATGGCGTGCCGGTTTCGGCCACGGTGACGGCCAAAGGGCTCACGCCGGGTGTCATCCAGACCGACGCCAATGGATTTGGCATGGCCACCGTTTCGGCCAAAGCCCAGGCCGTTGAACTCGCCCTTGAAGCCCGCGACGCGAGCAGCAAAACCGGAAAGGCCACGCTTTCACTATCACCTGAAGCACCAACCGAAGACAGCCTGCTTGTGCGCACCGACCGCGCTACCTACAAAGTTGGTGAAACCGTGGCCATTACCGGGATTTCCACGAAACAAAAAGGGTCGCTCTATCTCGACATCATCAAAGACCGCCAGACGGTGCTCACCACGGCGCTCGAACTTGAAAACGGCAAAGCTGAATTTCCACTCGATTTGTCCACCAATCTGTTTGGAACGCTGGAGTTACGGGCTTACACCTTTGGCCGTAACGCCGACCCGATCAGTGACCGGAAGCTGATTTTCGTGGATCCAGCGGATGACTTAAAAGTGGCGGTTTCGACGCCGAAAGAAAGCTTTAAACCCGGTGAAAGCGCCGTGCTCAACTTCACCGTGACCGATGCGGCTGGTCGTCCGAAACGCGCGGTCATTGGGGTTGAAATCGTGGACGAAGCGGTGTTTGCACTCTCGGAAAAACAGCCTGGCTTTGAGAAAATTTTCTTCTATCTCGAACAGGAACTCCTCAAGCCGCGCTATGAAATCCATAGCTTTTCGAGCGATGAAATTGTTCCGGCCAACCTGACCGAACCCGTCCAAATGGTGCGCCGTGAAACCGCCGCCCGAGTGCTGCTCGCCGCTGCAACCGAAATCAACCCGTACACGGTCAAAACCGATGCCGGGCGTGATTTCCTCTCGGCCAAACAAAACGAATATGCGTCGAGTTACTACCAGATCAACTATGTACAATCCACGAAACTGGTTGAAAACTTGAACCGCTACTTTACCGAACAACGCGTCACCCGGTTTGAACTCCCCGGCGATTTACCGAAAGCCGTCAAAGCTCATTACTTGAAGCAAAGCGACTTGCTTGACCCGTGGGGAAAACCGTACCAGTTTGGAAATCAATATTCGTACAATTACGGCGCGCAACGTTACAGTTACGGCTATGTCCAGAGCTTTGGCCACGATGGGATACAAGGCGGCCCAACCGATTTTTCAATGCTCTATTATCTCACGCGTCCAGCGTCAGAACTCAAAACAGGTGATGGATTTAACGGCAAAGTCAAAATTGAGACCAATGCCAATCTGCGCAACGGCGAATCGTTTGTGGTCGGCAAAGTCACTGAATCGAACGGAAACGCCATTGCCCAGGCTTCGGTCGTTCTTTCTCGATTGAACAGTAAAGGCAAGGCCAAACAAATCATCCGCTCGATGGCAACCGATTCAAGTGGAACATTCACCGTTTATAATCTTCCAGCGGGAACATATCGGATTGAAGTCCGCTCGGCTGGATTCCTCGGCACGGCCACAACGTTCACGCTGACCAATCAGCAACAGGCAGCAATTGAAGCGCGGCTGACGGATGACACTTCGTCACCGCTTCAAATCAGCCTGAATTATCCATATGGTGGCGATTCAAGCGAAGTCGTCACCCTGGCCAATGGCCGCGTCCAACAAAAAAACAAGGTCATGCGCCGGGCAAAGGCTGGGATGGAAGGTCAGTTTGGTGATGCCGTCGGTGGCGCCCGGCCACCAATGCCCGCTGCCGCTCAACCCGCCAATGAAGCATTTTTCAAGGCTGACGGTCCGGCTGATGCCAAAAAAGAAGCCCGCTTCCGCGAGGATGAACGCGCCAACAAAGATTTGGATGACGGCATTATGAGCAAGGAATCTGGCGGCGGTGGCGGCGGTGAAGAACCCCGCGTCAGGTCGTACTTCCCGGAAACGCTCTACACCAATCCAAGTTTGATTACCGACGCCAATGGTCAGGCCCAGTTGACCGTCCCAATGGCCGATTCAATCACGACGTGGCGCGTAACAATGACGGCTTCAACCCAGCGCGGACAGCTTGGCTCGGGAACAGGCGGCGTGCGGGTGTTTCAAGATTTCTTCGTTGATCTTGATTTGCCGGTTTCGCTGACTCAGGACGACATCGTGTCAGTGCCGGTAGCGGTGTATAACTACCTGCCGACGGCGCAGCAAATCGAACTGAAATTGAAAGAAGACGCCTGGTTTATCCTGGTTGATGATACACCAGTGAAAACCCTGACCGTTGGTCCAAACGAAGTCACCGCCGTCTATTATCGTGTCCAGGCCAAAAAGATCGGCAACCAGCCACTGATGGTGACGGCGTACCTGCGCGGGAACACCAGTTCGCCGGGTGATGCGGTGTCGCGCACGGTCGAAGTCATTCCAAACGGCGAAATGCAGGCGCTGGTCGTCAATGACCGTCTCGAAGGCAACAAACAGCACACGTTGACGATTCCGGTTGGCGCAATTGACGATGCCAGCAAACTGATGGTGAAAATTTATCCGGGGCCGCTGTCGCAGGTGGTCGAAGGACTCGACAGCCTTCTGCGGATGCCCGGCGGCTGCTTTGAACAGACGTCATCTTCGACCTATCCGAATGTGCTGGTGATGGATTACCTGAAAACCACGAAGAAGATTGCGCCTGAAATCCAGGTCAAGGCCGAAGGGTATATCTCCCTTGGCTATCAACGGCTGGTCACGTTTGAAGTCAAAGGCGGCGGGTTTTCGTGGTTTGGCGAAGCGCCAGCCAACAAGATTTTGACTTCCTACGGGTTGATGGAATTTTACGACATGTCCAAAGTCCACGAAGTTGACCCGCGTTTGATTTCGCGGACGCAACAGTGGCTCGCTTCGCAACAGCAACCGGACGGCAGTTTCAAACCGGACACGTCCTTTATCAACGAAGGCGCGACCAATCAATTCAACACGGATGTGGTGCGGATTACGGCCTACATCGGATGGGCATTGGCCTACACCGGGTATCAGGGAGAGGCGATTGATAAAGCCAAACGCTATGTCGAAAGCCACACGACGGGCAAAGAAGACGCCTATACCGAAGCCGTAATTGCCAACTTCGCCGCCGATTACAAAACCGATAAAACCTGGGCAGATCGAACGGTTGGAAATCTGGTCGAATCGGCCACCCAGCAAAATGACATGATGTTTTGGGAAGTCGGCGGCAAAACCCCGACTTACGCCAGCGGAGACAATGCCGCAATTGAAACCACCGCGCTGGCAACGCAAGCCGTTATCAAGTGGGGACGCGCCAGCGACGTGGCCCGCAAAGCACTGGCCTATTTGACGAGCAAGAAAGATTCATTCGGCAACTGGCAATCCACCCAGGCTACGATTTTGTCGCTCAAGGCATTTTTGCTGGCCCAAAAAGCCGCTTCATCGGGTGACACTCGCGGAACGGTCGAAGTTTTGGTCAACGGCCAGCCAGTGCATCGCTTCACGATTGACGCCGATAATCAGGACCTGATGCAGCAGGTTGACCTCAAACGCTGGACGCAGACCTCCGGGGCACATCAGGTTGATTTGCGGTTTAGCGGCCAGGGCAGCCTCCTCTATCAAATCGTCGGACGGTATTACATGCCGTGGGTGGCCAGAAAAACCAGTGACGGCGCGGGTGCCGAACCGCTCAGCATCAAGGTTGACTATGACCGCACGCGACTGGCGCAAGATGACATCGCGACCGCGAAAGTAACGGTTCGTAACAATCAGAATTTGAATGCCGAACTCGTGATGGTGGATTTGGGAATTCCTCCCGGATTTGAACCGCTGGCCGAAGACCTCCAGGAACTGATGGGGCTCAACGCCGGTCAACAAGGTGGCCACGTCACCAAGTTCACCGTCACTGGCAAGCAGATTATTTTGTACTTTGACGCCTTCAAAGCACGGCAAACGGTGACCTTCAATTTCAGACTGAAAGCGAAATATCCGCTCAAAGCCAAAACGGTTTCGTCGCGAGTGTATGAATATTACAACCCGCAGAAAGGCGGAAACGCCGTGCCGGTCGAGATGGTGGTAACTTCTAAATAA
- the tnpB gene encoding IS200/IS605 family element transposase accessory protein TnpB, producing MIRVEKHHIKPDCPFFAEADDLCFRSKNLYNLALYEQRQRFFEVGTVFSYEQLDVRLKTSDAYRGLPAKVSQQVLKQVCQDWTSYFAATAEYARDRDKFLAEPKIPKYKPKATGRNVVVYTTQAVSRKALKRGVIHPSQTNLSFPTRIPRNHIQQVRIVPELTSYVLEVMYELPDVTEPSSSNRIVGIDLGIENLATIASNCPEVKPVLVNGRPVKGLNARYHQHKARLQSQLPKDQSTSTQIKILTAKRNRRIENALHQSSRMIVNLCLQYRIDTVVIGKNDLWKQNVALGSVVNQQFTAIPHARLIEMLTYKCQSVGIKVVTIEESYTSKCSFLDGEVVEKQASYVGKRIHRGLFRTGRGLLLNADVNAALNLIKKAFPDAFGPGPDARGHGMADWVVNPVRVTPFGRAGSGTSKREATCEHQMYWSVSQTQPPVPILGLGTKVCQI from the coding sequence ATGATTCGAGTTGAAAAACATCACATCAAACCTGATTGCCCATTCTTCGCCGAAGCGGATGACCTCTGCTTTCGATCAAAGAACCTCTACAACTTGGCGCTCTATGAACAGCGACAACGGTTTTTCGAGGTGGGGACGGTGTTTTCATATGAACAACTCGATGTCCGATTGAAAACGAGCGACGCGTACCGGGGATTGCCGGCCAAAGTGAGTCAGCAGGTTTTGAAACAGGTGTGCCAGGACTGGACCAGCTATTTTGCCGCCACTGCCGAATATGCCCGCGACCGTGACAAATTCCTGGCTGAACCAAAGATCCCGAAGTACAAACCCAAAGCGACGGGCCGGAACGTGGTGGTGTACACCACTCAGGCCGTCAGCCGCAAAGCCTTGAAACGGGGTGTGATCCACCCCTCCCAAACCAACCTATCCTTCCCAACCCGGATTCCCCGAAACCACATTCAGCAGGTGCGAATCGTGCCGGAACTCACTTCGTATGTGCTGGAAGTGATGTATGAACTCCCGGATGTGACGGAACCCAGTTCCTCCAACCGAATCGTCGGGATTGATCTTGGTATTGAGAATCTGGCCACGATAGCTTCAAACTGTCCGGAAGTGAAACCGGTGCTGGTTAACGGTCGCCCGGTCAAGGGTCTCAATGCGCGCTACCATCAACACAAAGCCCGACTCCAATCGCAACTCCCAAAAGATCAATCAACTTCAACCCAAATCAAAATTCTGACCGCCAAACGCAACCGCCGCATCGAGAATGCCCTGCACCAGAGTTCGCGGATGATCGTCAATCTGTGCCTCCAGTATCGGATTGACACGGTGGTGATCGGCAAAAACGACCTCTGGAAACAAAATGTCGCCCTCGGAAGCGTGGTCAATCAACAGTTTACGGCGATTCCACATGCCCGGTTGATCGAGATGCTAACCTATAAATGCCAGTCGGTCGGGATCAAAGTCGTGACGATTGAGGAAAGTTACACCTCGAAATGTTCCTTCCTCGATGGCGAAGTGGTTGAAAAACAAGCCAGCTATGTCGGAAAACGAATTCATCGCGGGTTGTTTCGGACCGGTCGGGGGTTGCTCCTCAACGCCGATGTCAATGCCGCACTCAACCTTATCAAAAAAGCATTCCCGGATGCCTTCGGACCAGGACCGGACGCACGAGGCCACGGGATGGCGGATTGGGTAGTCAATCCGGTACGGGTGACTCCGTTTGGAAGGGCCGGTTCAGGGACTTCCAAACGGGAAGCCACGTGCGAACACCAAATGTATTGGTCAGTCAGTCAGACACAACCTCCAGTCCCGATTCTTGGTCTCGGGACGAAGGTCTGTCAGATTTGA
- a CDS encoding ABC transporter ATP-binding protein, translating into MNAIECALLSKVYGSFRAVNAISLEVQPGEIFGFLGPNGAGKTTTIRMLMGMLIPSQGQARILGLDCQKDRVEVKRRVGYLPDNPVFQDYLRGVEILQFVGEMHGLAGQSLVTRVTQLLEQFSLTDAAYEFAVNYSMGMKRKLGLACAQIHNPDVFILDEPTNGLDPIAQREVQNWITSSAQAGKTIFLSTHLLDMAEKLCHRVAIIHRGEILTVGSPQQLKDQLSAGGSLEEVFFAVTTTEDN; encoded by the coding sequence ATGAATGCCATTGAATGTGCCTTGCTCAGCAAAGTGTACGGTTCGTTTCGTGCCGTGAACGCCATCTCACTTGAGGTTCAACCGGGAGAAATCTTCGGGTTTCTGGGTCCAAACGGCGCCGGGAAAACGACTACCATCCGGATGTTGATGGGCATGTTGATTCCATCCCAGGGGCAGGCCCGAATCCTGGGACTTGATTGCCAGAAAGATCGAGTCGAAGTCAAACGTCGGGTCGGGTATCTGCCAGATAATCCGGTGTTTCAGGACTATTTGCGCGGGGTTGAAATTCTGCAATTTGTCGGAGAAATGCACGGCCTTGCAGGCCAGTCTCTGGTTACACGCGTCACCCAGCTCCTGGAACAATTTTCCCTGACGGATGCTGCCTACGAATTTGCGGTTAATTATTCAATGGGCATGAAGCGCAAGCTGGGATTGGCTTGCGCCCAGATTCACAACCCTGATGTGTTCATTTTGGATGAACCAACCAACGGTCTGGACCCGATTGCCCAGCGCGAAGTTCAAAACTGGATCACAAGCTCCGCTCAGGCTGGGAAAACTATTTTTCTTTCCACCCACCTGCTCGATATGGCCGAAAAGTTGTGTCATCGGGTGGCGATTATTCACCGGGGTGAAATTCTGACGGTTGGGTCACCTCAACAGCTCAAAGATCAGCTTTCGGCAGGTGGTTCGCTTGAAGAAGTCTTTTTTGCCGTCACCACGACTGAGGACAATTGA